Proteins from a genomic interval of Corynebacterium freiburgense:
- a CDS encoding metal ABC transporter ATP-binding protein, protein MILSLSNATIEPLWSGLNLELQQGEFLTVLGPNGVGKSTLLSIILGTRKLTSGSVSSTSRVGYIPQQRMFPSELPLRARDLVSLALAHGVTSKRRANRRDVENLLDRVGAAHLADQRVGSLSGGQQQLLRQAQALAGNPELLLCDEPLLSLDPHMEKRTVELLKSSGSAIVFVTHSINPVIKATDRVLYLAPHGHVIGAVESVMRSDVLSELYGTHIEVVRVGDRMIVV, encoded by the coding sequence GTGATCCTTTCGCTTTCAAACGCCACTATTGAGCCCCTTTGGTCGGGGCTCAATTTAGAACTTCAGCAAGGTGAATTCCTTACTGTGCTCGGGCCCAATGGGGTGGGAAAATCAACTTTACTTTCGATTATTCTAGGTACCCGAAAACTTACTTCTGGCTCTGTTTCCAGTACCTCCCGGGTTGGCTATATTCCCCAACAGCGCATGTTTCCTTCAGAGCTTCCGCTCCGCGCTAGAGACCTAGTGAGTCTCGCACTTGCCCACGGCGTAACCTCAAAGCGCCGCGCCAACCGCCGCGACGTCGAAAATCTCCTCGATCGCGTTGGAGCCGCACATTTAGCCGATCAGCGAGTCGGTTCGCTCTCTGGAGGCCAACAGCAACTTCTCCGCCAAGCCCAAGCCCTTGCCGGCAATCCGGAGCTTTTACTATGCGATGAGCCACTGCTAAGCCTCGACCCTCATATGGAGAAACGCACTGTTGAACTCCTGAAATCTTCCGGTAGTGCCATTGTTTTTGTTACCCATTCCATTAATCCAGTTATAAAAGCCACCGACCGAGTTCTTTACCTCGCTCCTCATGGGCATGTGATTGGGGCCGTGGAATCCGTTATGCGTAGTGACGTTCTTTCCGAACTCTA